DNA sequence from the Pedobacter schmidteae genome:
GGCTTATGCAAAGGGGGATATAAGCGGTCTAACCCATGTGCCATTACGCCAATTGTAGGAATCTGATACACTAAACTCTCCCGATGTGCAGCCACATCTATACCGTAAGCCAGGCCACTTACAATCATCACCCCATAAGGCGCAAGGGTTTCGGCCAATTGCCGGCACAACTGCTTGCCATAAGCAGTAGCCTTCCTTGTCCCTACCACACTAATTATCCGGGGATGATTTAAATCAGCAGTACCTTTATAATATAGCAAAACCGGGGCATCATGGCAATGTTTCAGCCGTTGGGGATAATTTTCGTCTGCATAACACAAAGTCTGTACTTTGTGTTTTTTAATAAATGAAAGCTGTTTTTCGGCTTCGGATAATGCCTGTTTATGGTTCAGGATTTGTCTGGCCGTTAATTCGCCAATCCCCTGAACTTCCATTAATTGATGTTGATTTGCCTTAAAAATGGCTTCTGCACTGCCAAAATGGTCCAGCAGATTTCTTGCGGTTACATCCCCCACACTTTTAGTTAGTGTGAGGGCTATGTTGTAGGTTAAACTCATGGGCTAAATTAGGTCTTTCCCCATAAAGCCCCCGCAGCATCATCTTTTATTTTTTAATTTAAAGCAACTTTATAACAGCTGCTACATTACTGTGGTATATAAACCACATATTTAGTCTCAAAAAACTCCTCTTCAAAATACGCCGAAAGCGGATGTAACTCTGCTTTTAGGTTCGATTCCTCAATTTCTTCAGCCAGATCGCCACCTTTCAGGTACAAAATTCCGTTCTGAATCGCATTTTTTGATTCCTTGTTAAATTTACCACGTACCCATGGATAAAAATCAATCAACCGGGTTACTGCTCTGGAAACCACAAAATCATATTTATCAATCACCTGCTCTGCCCGTAAATGACTGGCATCCACATTTTTCAGTCCCAATGCATGTGCTACTTCAGCAACAACTTTGATTTTCTTTCCAATAGAATCTACCAGATGAAACTCCGTTTCGGGAAACAAAATAGCCAGCGGAATTCCAGGAAAACCACCTCCCGTACCCACATCCAGTACCTTCTCGCCTGGTTTGAAAGTACAAAATTTAGCAATACCCAGGGAGTGCAAAATGTGGCGTTCATACAACTCATCAATATCTTTTCTCGAAACCACATTGATTTGAGCATTCCAAAAGTTGTATAAATCATATAGCTGATCAAACTGCTGGATCTGCTGCGCGGTAAGGTCTTTAAAATATTTCTGTATGAGTGTTGATTTCATTTCCACTGTACTTTTTTAACAAATATAGAGAGAATGCCATTAAACACTAAAAAAATGAATAATAGCACATCTAAAACCGGGAACCACCATCTCAAATCGCCATAGTTCAACCGTTTCAGGATCCTCGGATAGATAAAACTTCTGATGACAATACTTAAACCCAACACCCCTAAAGCCGGATAAAGTGTTGATTTAAAGCACATCATAAGTCCTAATATAACATAAAATAAGAATTGTATAATGATTTGGGCCGACAAAATAAATTTATGCCTGGGCTTATATAATTTTCCCGCACCAAAATGACGTTTTTTTTGTCGTAAATAACTCCCAAAACTGGTATTAGGCTCGCTCCACACCTGCGCATCTTTATGGAAACAGATCGCTGTATTCCTTTCCGTTGCATGGGCATTTACAAAAAGATCATCATCGCCCGATGGAATATGCATATGAGCAGCAAACCCTTTATTGTTAAAAAACAAGGATTTTTTGTAAGCCATATTCCGGCCTACTCCCATATAAGGCATGCCTTTGATGGCAAATGACAAATAATTTACGGCCGTAAAAAAAGTTTCAAAACGGATCAGCGCATTTAATAAACCTCTTTTTTTAAGATAAGGAGAATAGCCCAGCAATATTTCGGTATGCTCCTGCTCAGGCTGCTGCATGCCATGTAACCATTTCGGCGAAGCCGGTACACAATCGGCATCGGTAAATACCAGCCAATCATTTGCCGTGGCTTTTATCCCCATCGTTACAGCAAATTTTTTCCCGGCAATAAATTTACTTCCTTCATTTACCGTAACCACCTTAAGGTGCTTATATTGTTTGGCAAATGTCTCCAATACCTCCTTCGTTCCATCCCAGGACCGGTCGTTGACCACCACAACCTCAAAATCAGGATAATCCTGTTCTAGTACTGCAGGCAAATATCTTTGCAGGTTTTCGGCCTCGTTCCGGGCGCAAATCACTACACTTAATGGCTTTTTAGCACTTTCGGGCAAGTCATCTATTTTTATGAGCGCCAGTTTAAGATGCACAAATAAGCTAAAATACAGCTGTACAATAAAGCAAAAAATCAATAGACCGAGCAGGCTATATTCAAGGTACACTAAAAAAGTACCGTTTAAAAAGGTTAATTCCACGATGTATTTTTGTAACCGTCAAATTTCTGATTTTTAATCTGTAATGTTCCTTTATGTTGATAAAAAATTTAGCCTGTTAATAGCTTGTTTTTTGCTATTTTTGCCGAGATTTTTTTGAAATCGGGCCGATCCGTTGTTTACACAGCAGCCTTTCAAAAAACAATAAAAAGATAAAGATGAAATTTAATTTACAAGCGAAAGATACACATTCGAAAGCAAGAGCGGGAACAATTACTACTGACCATGGCGATATACAAACACCTATTTTTATGCCTGTTGGTACCGCAGGAACGGTAAAATCAGTCAACCAGCAACAACTTAAAAATGATATCGACGCTAAAATCATCTTAGGAAATACCTATCATTTATACCTGCGACCAGGTCTCGATGTACTGGAACGTGCCGGAGGTTTACATCAGTTTATTGGCTGGGACAGACCAATTTTGACCGACAGCGGTGGTTATCAGGTCTATTCTTTAAGCAAAGTGCGCAAAATTAAAGAGGAAGGCGTAACTTTTCATTCACATATAGATGGCTCCAAACACCTCTTTACGCCAGAATATGCCATGGACATACAGCGTACCATAGGTGCCGACATCATCATGGCATTTGACGAATGTACGCCATACCCATGCGATTATAAGTATGCGGCAAACTCTATCAACATGACGCACCGCTGGTTAAAACGCTGCTGCGCACGTTTTGATGCCACCGAACCCAAATACGGCTTCAGCCAAACCCTGTTCCCTATTGTTCAGGGCTCTGTATATAAAGACCTCAGAATGAAATCTGCCGAATTTATCGCCTCCATGAACCGTGAAGGAAATGCCATTGGCGGACTTTCTGTAGGCGAACCTGCCGAAGAAATGTACGGTATGACCGAAGTCGTATGCAATATACTGCCGGAAGAAAAACCCCGTTACCTGATGGGTGTGGGTACACCTATCAACATCCTGGAAAACATTGCCTTAGGTGTAGATATGTTTGACTGCGTAATGCCAACCAGAAACGCCAGAAATGGTATGTTATTTACAAAAAATGGCATCATCAATATCAGCAACAAAAAATGGGCTGATGATTTCTCACCAATTGAGGCCGACAGTGATCTGATTGCCGACCAGGTTTATTCTAAAGCCTATTTAAGACACCTGATGCATTCAAAAGAAATGCTGGGCGCTCAAATAGCTACCTTACACAACCTGCATTTTTACCTTTGGCTGGTTAAACAAGCCAGAGAGAAAATCATAAGCGGCGAATTTTACGCCTGGAAAAACAAAATGGTTACTATCTTAGGTAATAAATTATAAATGAACATTATCAAAGACAGGATCAAAATTCTCGACTGGTACATCATCAGCAAATACCTGGGGACCTTTTTATATACCCTGACGTTGTTTGTTGTCATCATCATTATTTTTGACTTATCTGAGAAACTGGATGACTTTTTAAGTGCCAATCTAAGCTTCTGGCAGGTGATATCCTTATATTATGCAGGGTCTATTCCTTATTATGTAAACATGTTATCCCCTTTGATCAATTTCATTGCGGTCATCTTTTTCACTGCAAAGATGGCCGATCAGACCGAAATTGTCCCTATTTTAAGTGGTGGAGTTAGCTTTAACCGCTTTTTAGTCCCCTATTTTATATCCGCATTTATCATATTTGCCGTCAATCTGGCATCCAATTTATACATCCTGCCCTATACCAATCAGCTTAAAAACAGCTTCGAAAATACCTATGTAAAGAAAAATGATCCGTCCAGCAAAAGTAATATCCACATGAAACTGGATAACCATACTTACATTTTCATGGACAATTTTGACAACAAAACTAAGACAGGCACCAGGTTCTCACTCGATAATTTTAAGGGTGATTTACTTACCAAAAAGCTGGTGGCAGACGAAATTAAATGGGACTCTTTGAAGCGTTCCTGGAAGCTGATCAACTACTCTGTAAGGGACATAAACGGACTGAAAGAAACCTTTACCAGCGGCTCATCCAAGACCAAAGACACGGTACTGGACATGCGTCCGGACGACTTTTCGGCCTATGATAATGTGTTCGAAAACCTCACAAACAAGGAGCTTTCCGAGAAGATCAGAAAAGAAAAAATACGTGGATCGGGCATCTGGAACGACCTTTTATTTGAACAATATAAGCGCTATTTACACCCTTTATCGGCATTCGTTTTGACCCTTATCGGGGTCGCACTTTCGTCCAGAAAGGTGCGCGGCGGCGTTGGATTGCCATTGGGAATAGGCATTTTATTAAGCTTTGCCTATATTGTTTTTAACCAATTCGCAAAAATGTTTTCCATAAAAGGAGGCATGCCACCGCTGCTGGCAGTGCTTGCACCCACCATTTGCTTCGGTTTACTGGGGTACTACCTGCTTAGAAAAGCACCAAAATAATGAAAAACAAAGTCCCAAACTCCAATAAAAACCTGCTGATTCTTCATTTCACAGTATTTATATGGGGGTTTACGGGCATCCTGGGCGCATTAATCTCTATCGATGCCGTACAAATGGTATGGTATAGGGTTTTAATTGCCACCCTAACCCTTTTTATCTACTTTAAACTGAGCAAAACCAGCCTTAAAATAACAAAAAAGCAGTTTTATCAGTTCTTTTTTACAGGCAGTATTGTAGCCTTGCACTGGATCCTTTTCTTCCATGCCATTAAAGTTTCAACGGTTTCTGTTACGCTCGTTTGCCTGTCTTCCTTTACGCTTTTTACCGCCATATTGGAACCGCTGATCAAAAAACAACGCGTCCAGATTGCCGATATCATCATTGGAATGGTCATCATTTTGGGCATTTATCTCATCTTTAAATTCGAATCCAGGTATACCGCAGGCATCATTTTCGGCCTGTCGGCAGCACTCGCTTCCAGTCTTTTTGGCACCATAAATTCTGTGCTGGTACAAAAAAGTGACGCCCTTGTGATCAGTTTTTATGAGATTGCAGGTGCCTTTATATGGATCACTTTATACCGTTTGGCCGATCATTCTTTGCTTACAGAACGCTTCAATCTGAGCGCAACCGACTGGCTTTATCTTGGCCTTTTGGGAACAATTTGTACCGCACTTGCCTACGTTGCCGGAGTAGCTGTGATGCGTACCATCTCGGCTTTCAGGGTGGCACTCATCACCAATCTTGAGCCCGTATACGGCATCCTTCTGGCCTTCATTTTCTTCGGATCAAAGGAGAGCATGTCGGTCGGATTTTACCTTGGAGCAGTCATTATTCTGGCTGCTGTATTCCTATATCCGATCTACAAAAAACACAAAAATACCTACTAATTTTTATGCCCAACCCATGGGGTAGGGGAGTAAAAAAACGCGGGTGCCAGGTGTCATTTTAAACGGCAAAAACAGGCGTATAAACCAGGCAAAAAAACAGGTAAAAACAGCAGCAAAAAAGCTCAGAAAAACATATTTTCAGCGCTCAAAAACAACCTGAAAAAATTGCGTTTCCGTATACAGCTTTAAAATCCGGAGCATAAATTTAATTTTATTTACGAGGTAAATAGTGTACCTTAATGCCATAATTCAATTCAGCAAAGAGAAAGCAGCAAAACTTCCTGAAAACAGTCCAACTGCACTAAAAACAAAGCAAAAAAACTTAAAACACCACAAAACATAAAAACAAATAAACAACTGTATATCAATAAATAAAACAAACTCAATTAAAATAAAAAATCAATTAAAAACAGACATAAAATTTCTAAAATACTAATATTTTTAGCACATCTGATAAATGAATCAAAATAAACTATATAAATCACTGATAATCAAAATAAAATCAACACTAATATTAAGTTTAATTTCACATTCTGTTTTTTCGCAGATTTTTAACGAGGAACAAAACCCACTTAGTGTAAAATGGAGACAGATAAACAGCTCGGGCTTTAAAGTGATCTATCCGGCCGAACTGGAAAAAGAAGCGCAAAGAATGGCCAACACGCTACCCCATATTTACCCTCATGTAGGCGGCAGTCTGGGCATGAAAAAAACGTCCATTCCTTTGCTCCTTCAGAACCAGGGCGTGATCGCAAATGGCTTCGTTCAACTGGGCCCAAAAAAGTCTGAATTTTACACCACCCCTCCGCAGCAATTCGACAGTCAGGACTGGCTCAATAACCTGGCCGTTCACGAGCTTCGCCATGTGGCCCAGTTCGACAAACTGACCGGAGGAAAGGCACACCCATTTCCCGAATTGGTATACTTCGCCTGGTTCGGAGCAAGCCTCCCCATTTGGTTTTTTGAAGGCGATGCGGTAACCACCGAAACCGCCCTTACCAATGCCGGTCGCGGAAGGCAACCTTCCTGGATCATGCCCTTTCGTGCCAGCCTGCTGGAAGGAAAAAAAATCTCGTACAGCAAGGCCAGCTTCGGATCAAACAAAGACATCACCCCGGGGTATTATCAGCTCGGCTACCTGATGTCTTCCAACATCAGAACTCAGCATGGGAAAAATATATTCGACGATGTACTGACCGATATCCGCAAGCGCCCCCTTCGCCTCTACCCTTTTTCAAACAGTCTGAAAAAACTGACCGGCAAAGGAAGTCACGAATGGTTCAGACAAACCACTGCTCTTCTGGAAAAAAAATGGAGCGAACAAGCACAAGCCGATCCCGCCGAAAATTACATCTCGCTAACCAGGCCCGCAAAATACGCCACCAATTATTTTTTACCGGTCCGCCTGAACAGCAACAGCATTTTAACTTTAAAGCAAAGTAAAGCCGAGATCTCCCACCTCATACTGCTGGACAGCAACAAACAGGAAAAACACTTGCTGAACATCGGCTACCAGGAGCAACCCTGGTTTAGCTACGCCAATGGAAAAATAGTTTGGGACGAAGTAAGATACGATCCGCGATACAGACAACGCAGCTACAATGTAATTTGCAGTTACCAGCTAGAAACAAAAAAAGTTAAAAAGCTCAGTTCAAAATCCAGGCTCTTCGCTCCCTCACTTTCGGCCGACGGAAAAAAAATTATTGCTGTAAAAATTGAACTCAACAACCAGTGCAATCTGGTTGAGCTGGACGCGCAAACCGGAGCCATCCTGTACACCTATCCAAATCCAAAAAATCAGATACTGCAAACACCGGCCTTCAGCGAAAGCGGAAACCAGGTAGTGTACATCGGCGTAACTGAAAAAGGCAAGGCCATGTACATCACCAACAGAGCAGGCCAAACCGAGGAACTAATAGCTCCAGGTCAACAGCAATTGACAAGGCCCACCTTCATTAACCAGCAAATCGCATTTAACGCGCATTACAGCGGAGTTGACAACATTTACAACATAGATATCAAAACAAAAAAGATAAGCGCTCTGAGCCACGCAAAATACGGCGGATTTAATGCATCATTTTCCAAAGCGGCAAATTCCCTCATTTTTAACAATTACAGAGAAACCGGATACGACATTGCCGAAATCCCGATAAATCCCGAACAGCCGGCAAAAAACAATTTCGTTTATTTTGGAGCTGCCGCCGAGCAACAGGAACATACCGGAAATGTATTTCGTAAAATTCCCGACAGCGTGTACACCTCCAAACCCTACCACGCATCAGGCAACCTGATTGACGTACATAGCATCACACCGGTGATTGAAGACGAATACCGGTTTGGCCTGCAACTCAACTCCGACAACCTGCTCAATACCTTCAGCACTTTTGCCGGCGCAGAATATTATCGCGATCTGAACAGATTTGAATACAACGCCGGTTTTGTACTGAAAAGTTTTTACCCGGTTATCAGTGCCACCTATCGCAACAGACCGCGCCGAACCTTTTACAACACCAACAAGGGAATAGCGCAGGGCGATTGGCGGGAAAACAATTTTCAACTTCAGGCATTGTTGCCCATCAACCTGAATAGCCTGGGCGACACCTACAGCTTCTCGTTAAAAGCTGCAACCAGCTATACGCACAGGTACATGGGAGAAAACATGCCGGCCAACTACATCACCAGTCTAAAATTTCCAATGGAATATGGATTTGGCTTCGCCCACGGCATGCGTCAGGCCGATCGCGACATTGCCCCAAAATGGGCGCAAACCTTACGTTTTACCTACCTGCATCAACCGTTTGACAATAGACTGGATGGCGAGCTTTTTGCAGCAGAAGCATTTTTCTATTTCCCCGGCCTGTTAAGAAACCACTCTTTCACAGCCAATTTTAACTATCAACACGCCAGTGGTGTAAGAAGATTTGACAACGAAGTAAATGCTGTATACGGATACAACAACATCAGGGCCCGTAATTTTCTAAAAAATACGCTCCTGTTCAACTATAGATTTCCCTTCGCCTTCCCCGACGCCGAACTGGGACCTTTGGCCTACATCAGAAACTTAAGGGGCGGATTGTTTTGCCATTATGAAAACCTGGGAATAGACACCAACCTGGGCGAACCCAAAACCTATGGCTTTGAACTACGCAGCAGCCTGAACGTTTTACGTTACCAGCCTGTAGTCGATTTTGGAACAAGATTTGTCTTCGTCAACAAAATTTACAACCAAAACCCTATATTAGAATTAATTTTAAACTACAGCTTTTAATTTTCACCTCAGCCCTTCAAATTATGCGCACCAAAACCATCTTCATCATCATTTTTACTGTACTGATCACCGTGTTTCTAATGATCAATACCGATGCTGTGGAATTTGATTTCATTTTCGTCAAAATGAACATCTCCAAACTCCTGGTAGTTGGTGTATGTACTTTTATAGGATTTATATTGGGCTATTGGGCCGGACGTCCTAAAACAACCGTAAGCACATACGACCGGGAAATAGATGGCCACGACAGCAACAAAAGCAACCTGAGCGACGAAGACCGCGATTACATCAGATAATTTGCTTACACCTCATGGCATCTCAAACGAATTGCATAAAAAAGGCCTGCATAAAAAAAATGCAGGCCTTTTTCATATCATCAGAAAAACAATGGCTATGCTAAAGCTTGTTTAATGTCACCAAGAATATCGTCAATATGCTCTAAACCGATAGACAAGCGAACAGTCCCTTGCTCTATCCCTACCTCGAGGCGCTCCTCTTCGGTCAGTTTTGAATGCGTACTCGTAGCCGGATGCGTAGCAATAGAACGGGTATCCCCCAGATTGGCAGAAATAGAGAACATTTTCAGCTTGTTCATAAAGTCGCTTGCAGCAGCCACTCCACCATCAATTACCAAGGTCACAATCCCTCCACCCTGCTTCATTTGTTTTTTAGCAATTTCATATTGTGGATGAGACGATAAAAAAGGATACATCACTTTTTTAATACGGGCATGACTTTCTAAAAATTCAGCAACTTTCAACGCATTCTCACAATGCCTGTCCATACGCACTGCCAGGGTTTCCAAACTTTTGGACAACAACCAGGCATTAAATGGCGACATTGCAGGGCCGCTATGTCTGGCAAAACCTTCAATTTCTTTAATCAATTTTTCAGAACCCAGAATAACCCCACCTAAGGTACGTCCCTGTCCATCGATAAATTTAGTGGCCGAATGAATAGAGATATCAGCGCCCAATTTTATGGGCTGCTGCAAATAAGGTGTGGCAAAACAATTGTCTACCACCAGCAAAAGATTGTGTTGTTTGGCCAGTTTTGCCAACCATTCCAGGTCAATGATATCGATCCCCGGATTAGAAGGCGTCTCCACAAAAATCATTTTTGTGTTGGGCTGAATCCCCTGCTCCCATTGCTCCGGCTTATCCAGGTCGGCATAGGTATAAGTAATTCCCCATTTCGAAAATACATTATTCAGCAGCTGGTGGGTAGACCCAAAAACAGAGCGGCTAGACAATACATGATCGCCCGATTTTAAAAAAGTTGCAAAGGTGGTAAATATTGCCGCCATCCCCGACGCTGTAACCCAACCCGTTTCCGAGCCCTCCAATCTGGACATTTTATCAATCAGTTCGGTCGTATTTGGATTGGCATAACGGCTGTAAACATTACCTTCCTTTTCATTGGCAAAAAGCGCACGCATATCCTCTGCATCATCAAATTTATAACTTGAGGTCAGGTACAATGGTACTGAATGTTCTTTAAACTGTGTTCTGTCGGCTTGCAAACGTATAGCCAGGGTTTCAAAATTCTCTTCTTGCATTTTAGTTATGAATGAATGGTATAGGTAAAATTAATGGTGGCCGAACGGCCCAGAATATTCGACACCGAACAATACTTATCG
Encoded proteins:
- a CDS encoding LptF/LptG family permease, with protein sequence MNIIKDRIKILDWYIISKYLGTFLYTLTLFVVIIIIFDLSEKLDDFLSANLSFWQVISLYYAGSIPYYVNMLSPLINFIAVIFFTAKMADQTEIVPILSGGVSFNRFLVPYFISAFIIFAVNLASNLYILPYTNQLKNSFENTYVKKNDPSSKSNIHMKLDNHTYIFMDNFDNKTKTGTRFSLDNFKGDLLTKKLVADEIKWDSLKRSWKLINYSVRDINGLKETFTSGSSKTKDTVLDMRPDDFSAYDNVFENLTNKELSEKIRKEKIRGSGIWNDLLFEQYKRYLHPLSAFVLTLIGVALSSRKVRGGVGLPLGIGILLSFAYIVFNQFAKMFSIKGGMPPLLAVLAPTICFGLLGYYLLRKAPK
- a CDS encoding glycosyltransferase — encoded protein: MELTFLNGTFLVYLEYSLLGLLIFCFIVQLYFSLFVHLKLALIKIDDLPESAKKPLSVVICARNEAENLQRYLPAVLEQDYPDFEVVVVNDRSWDGTKEVLETFAKQYKHLKVVTVNEGSKFIAGKKFAVTMGIKATANDWLVFTDADCVPASPKWLHGMQQPEQEHTEILLGYSPYLKKRGLLNALIRFETFFTAVNYLSFAIKGMPYMGVGRNMAYKKSLFFNNKGFAAHMHIPSGDDDLFVNAHATERNTAICFHKDAQVWSEPNTSFGSYLRQKKRHFGAGKLYKPRHKFILSAQIIIQFLFYVILGLMMCFKSTLYPALGVLGLSIVIRSFIYPRILKRLNYGDLRWWFPVLDVLLFIFLVFNGILSIFVKKVQWK
- the tgt gene encoding tRNA guanosine(34) transglycosylase Tgt — its product is MKFNLQAKDTHSKARAGTITTDHGDIQTPIFMPVGTAGTVKSVNQQQLKNDIDAKIILGNTYHLYLRPGLDVLERAGGLHQFIGWDRPILTDSGGYQVYSLSKVRKIKEEGVTFHSHIDGSKHLFTPEYAMDIQRTIGADIIMAFDECTPYPCDYKYAANSINMTHRWLKRCCARFDATEPKYGFSQTLFPIVQGSVYKDLRMKSAEFIASMNREGNAIGGLSVGEPAEEMYGMTEVVCNILPEEKPRYLMGVGTPINILENIALGVDMFDCVMPTRNARNGMLFTKNGIINISNKKWADDFSPIEADSDLIADQVYSKAYLRHLMHSKEMLGAQIATLHNLHFYLWLVKQAREKIISGEFYAWKNKMVTILGNKL
- a CDS encoding PLP-dependent aspartate aminotransferase family protein, whose product is MQEENFETLAIRLQADRTQFKEHSVPLYLTSSYKFDDAEDMRALFANEKEGNVYSRYANPNTTELIDKMSRLEGSETGWVTASGMAAIFTTFATFLKSGDHVLSSRSVFGSTHQLLNNVFSKWGITYTYADLDKPEQWEQGIQPNTKMIFVETPSNPGIDIIDLEWLAKLAKQHNLLLVVDNCFATPYLQQPIKLGADISIHSATKFIDGQGRTLGGVILGSEKLIKEIEGFARHSGPAMSPFNAWLLSKSLETLAVRMDRHCENALKVAEFLESHARIKKVMYPFLSSHPQYEIAKKQMKQGGGIVTLVIDGGVAAASDFMNKLKMFSISANLGDTRSIATHPATSTHSKLTEEERLEVGIEQGTVRLSIGLEHIDDILGDIKQALA
- the rsmG gene encoding 16S rRNA (guanine(527)-N(7))-methyltransferase RsmG, with protein sequence MKSTLIQKYFKDLTAQQIQQFDQLYDLYNFWNAQINVVSRKDIDELYERHILHSLGIAKFCTFKPGEKVLDVGTGGGFPGIPLAILFPETEFHLVDSIGKKIKVVAEVAHALGLKNVDASHLRAEQVIDKYDFVVSRAVTRLIDFYPWVRGKFNKESKNAIQNGILYLKGGDLAEEIEESNLKAELHPLSAYFEEEFFETKYVVYIPQ
- the dprA gene encoding DNA-processing protein DprA gives rise to the protein MSLTYNIALTLTKSVGDVTARNLLDHFGSAEAIFKANQHQLMEVQGIGELTARQILNHKQALSEAEKQLSFIKKHKVQTLCYADENYPQRLKHCHDAPVLLYYKGTADLNHPRIISVVGTRKATAYGKQLCRQLAETLAPYGVMIVSGLAYGIDVAAHRESLVYQIPTIGVMAHGLDRLYPPLHKPVAQKMVLNGGLLTEFLPGTMPDKENFPKRNRIIAGLADATVVVEATAKGGALITAEIANSYNRDVYAFPGRVNDPGSEGCNFLIKTHRAALINDAKDLIYQMGWDHVSPEKRVSQLQLAMNLSEEEKKIVAVLQVSSLRVDELAIRSGFSQSKLAMHLLSLEMQGVLCALPGKVYQLN
- a CDS encoding DUF1049 domain-containing protein, producing MRTKTIFIIIFTVLITVFLMINTDAVEFDFIFVKMNISKLLVVGVCTFIGFILGYWAGRPKTTVSTYDREIDGHDSNKSNLSDEDRDYIR
- a CDS encoding DMT family transporter, producing the protein MKNKVPNSNKNLLILHFTVFIWGFTGILGALISIDAVQMVWYRVLIATLTLFIYFKLSKTSLKITKKQFYQFFFTGSIVALHWILFFHAIKVSTVSVTLVCLSSFTLFTAILEPLIKKQRVQIADIIIGMVIILGIYLIFKFESRYTAGIIFGLSAALASSLFGTINSVLVQKSDALVISFYEIAGAFIWITLYRLADHSLLTERFNLSATDWLYLGLLGTICTALAYVAGVAVMRTISAFRVALITNLEPVYGILLAFIFFGSKESMSVGFYLGAVIILAAVFLYPIYKKHKNTY